Proteins encoded within one genomic window of Epinephelus lanceolatus isolate andai-2023 chromosome 9, ASM4190304v1, whole genome shotgun sequence:
- the LOC117252692 gene encoding L-rhamnose-binding lectin CSL3-like, giving the protein MVPLRLVAFGLLAAAWYFTRAAEGEVIYACFNETAEMSCDAGAKIKLDHILYKVGVGTRCGEGKRYPDDGPDNYCSFPWAEMVVEDLCGNKRSCQVPVTELVFGEYPCKEQTRYLEVSYTCATPPPPPPPPPPPPAPIKPDCKDTSTDEA; this is encoded by the exons ATGGTCCCACTGAGGCTGGTCGCCTTCGGCT TGCTGGCTGCAGCTTGGTACTTCACTCGTGCGGCTG AGGGAGAGGTCATCTACGCCTGCTTCAATGAAACTGCTGAGATGTCATGTG atgCTGGCGCGAAGATAAAGCTGGATCACATCCTGTATAAAGTTGGGGTGGGGACGAGGTGCGGGGAGGGAAAACGCTACCCAGACGACGGACCGGACAACTACTGCTCCTTCCCCTGGGCTGAGATGGTGGTGGAGGATCT ctGTGGGAACAAGAGGTCCTGTCAGGTCCCCGTCACTGAGCTGGTGTTTGGTGAATACCCCTGTAAGGAGCAGACCAGGTACCTGGAGGTGTCCTACACCTGcgccacacctcctcctcctcctcctcctcctcctcctcctccagctccaatCAAACCTGACt GTAAGGACACATCAACCGATGAAGCCTGA